From Gemmatimonadota bacterium:
ACATGCTGGAGATCGGCGGAGCCGTCCTCACCGGGGGGCGTGCCCACCGCGATGAACACGATCCTCGACGCCTTCACGGCCGCAGCCACGTCGGTGGTGAAGCGCAAGCGACCGCTGGCGAGGTTGTGCTCGACCAGCGCGTCGAGGCCGGGCTCGTAGATGGGGATCTCGCCCCGCTTCAGCGCATCGATCTTGGAGTCGTCGATATCGGCGCAGATGACGTCGTTCCCGGTCTCCGCGAGGCAGGCCCCCACGACCAGCCCGACGTACCCGGTCCCGATGACGGCGATGTTCATGTCGTGCAATCCCTTCGCGGCTCAGATCGAAGCGCTGGAACGATCGGCTGGATGGCAAGTTTGGTGCCGCATGGATCCAACAGCCCCGGCTCCCGGGGGCAGCCTCCGCGTCCGATGGGAGACCCCGTCGGACCCGCCGGTCCGGCGCCCCGGATCCATCCCTCAGGCGCCCAGGGTGGAGCGCCCGCCGGGGCCATAGAGGGCCTCGTAGTACCGCTGGTAGCGCCCGTCCCGGACCCGGGTCCACCATTCGACGTTGCCCCGGTACCAGTCCACCGTCTCGGCCAGGCCCTCGTCGAAGCGGCGGAGCGGACGCCACCCGAGGGCCCGTTCCGAGCCGCTCCAGTCGATGGCGTAGCGCCGGTCGTGTCCGGGCCGATCCGGGACGGACCGGATCCGCTCCGGGCCCACGTCCAGGTGCCCGGCCAGCCCCTCGACGACCGCCCGGTTGGTCCGTTCCGCGTCCCCGCCGAAGAGGTAGACCTCCCCGGCCCGCCCCCGCTCCAGGGTGGCGACGATGCCCCGGCAGTGGTCGTCCACGTGGATCCAGTCGCGGATGTGGAGGCCATCGCCGTAGACCGGCAGATCCCGTCCTTCGATCCCGTTCGTGATCATCAGCGGGATGAGCTTCTCCGGGAACTGGTAGGGGCCGTAGTTGTTGGACGCCCGTGTGACCCGGACATCCACCCCATGGGTGCGGTGGTAGGCCAGCGCCAGGAGGTCGCCCGCGGCTTTGCTGGCGGCATAGGGCGAACGGGGCGCCACCGGCGTGCCGGCCGTGAACCGCTCCCGGGGACCCTCGGCCTCCGGGTCCTGCCAGGGCAGCTCCCCATAGACCTCGTCGGTGGAGACGACCACCACCGTCAGGCCGGGGCGGCGGCGGGCGGCGGCCAGGAGGGTCTCCGTGCCGACCACGTTGGTGCGGACGAAGTCCGTGGCCGACGCGATGGAACGATCGACATGCGACTCGGCGGCGAGGTGCAGCACGGCGTCGACGTCGGCCAGCGCGGCCTCGACCGCATCGGGGTCGGCGACGTCCCCGTGCAGGAAGGCGTAGCGGGGGTCGGCGTCGACGCCCTTGAGGTTCTCCAGATTCCCGGCGTAGGTCAGCGCGTCCAGATTGCGGACCTGCCAGTCCGGTCGTTCGCGCAACAGCCAGCGCACGAGGTTGGACCCGATGAAGCCGGCGCCCCCGGTGACGACGACCCTCACGACGGGTCCCCCAGACCGGGGATGGGGCCGCGCACCACGGGCTCGTCCGACTCGGCGACGCGACGCGTGGCGCGGTAGAGCGAGCCGACGGTCCCCGCGTCGGTCCACCACCCCTCCAGCGTGCGGAAGCGCAGTTCGCCCCACTCGATGTAGCGGTTGTTGACGTCGGTGATCTCGAGCTCACCCCGCTCGGAGGGCGAAAGCCCGTGGATGATCTCGAAGACCCGGGCGTCGTAGAAGTAGCACCCCGTGACGGCCAGATTGGTGGCGGGCTCGGCCGGCTTCTCCACGATCCGCACCACCCGGTCGCCCTCCAGCTCCGCGACCCCGAAGCGCTGCGGGTCGTCCACCTCCTTCAGGAGGATCATGGCGCCCGCCCGCGCCCCGCGGGCCCGGAACGCGTCGACGGCCGGCGCCAACGACTCGCCGAAGAGATTGTCCCCCAGCAGGACGACCACCGGCTCGCCCTCCGCGAAGTGCTCCGCGAGGCCCAACGCCTCGGCGATGCCGCCTTCCCCCTCCTGGTAGGCGTAGTGCAGTCGGTTCAGCCCGAACTCGCGGCCGTTCCCCAGCAGGCGGAGGAAGTCCCCCGCCGAGCTGCCCCCGGTCACGACGAGGATGTCGCGGATGCCCGCGTGCACGAGCTGCTGCAGGGGGTAGTAGATCATGGGCCGGTCGTAGACCGGCAGCAGGTGCTTGTTCGTGACCCGCGTCATCGGGAGCAGGCGCGTGCCCAGTCCCCCCGCCAGCACGACTCCTCTCATCCACGGCCTCCACTCACGAGGTCGGCGCCGGAAGCGAGATAGCCCTCCAGCGCGCTGCGCCAATCCGCGAACGGACGTCCCAGCGCCCGCTCCGTCCGCTCCAGGTCCAGCACCGAGTAGGGGGGCCTCGGTGCCGGCGCCGGCCAGTCGCCCGTGGCGACCGGCGTCAGCTCCGGAGTCAATCCCGCCAACCGGCACGCCTCGCGCGCCAGCTCGAACCAGGTCGCCTCTCCGCCATCGGCCACATGCCAGATCCCGGTGGCTCCGAGGTCGTCCAACGCCCGGAGCGTGTCCGCCAGGCCGGGGGCAGCCGTGGGGCGACCGCGCTGATCGGCGACCACCCGCAGGGGCTCGCCGGTCCGCGCACGTTCCAGGATCCGGTCCACGAAGTTGCGGCCGCCCCGGCCGTACAACCACGACGTCCGCACGATGGCCCAGGCTCCGCCGGCGCGACGCACTTCTTCCTCACCGGCGTGCTTCGAGGCACCGTAGACCCCGAGCGGACGCGTGGGATCCTCCGGCCGGTAGGGACGACGCGCCCGACCGTCGAAGACGAAGTCGGTGCTGATGTGGATGAGCCGGGCGCCACAGCGGGCCGCTGCGCGCGCCACCGAACCCGCGCCGTCGCGATTGACGGCGTACGCGGCCTCCGGCTCCGACTCGGCCCGGTCGACCTGCGTGTAGGCGGCACAATTGACCACCACGCCGGGGCGCACGTCCTCGAAGAGGGCGGACACCGACGGCGCGTCGGTGATGTCCAGCGTGGCCCGCTCCACCGCCACGACATCACGCCCGGCGCGCCGGAAGGACGTCACGACCTCGGAGCCGAGGAGTCCGCCGGCGCCGGTGACCAGGATCGGGCGACCACCGTCGGATCGCGCTGCAGATGCCATGGGCTAGCATACCGACGCGGGGAGCG
This genomic window contains:
- the rfbB gene encoding dTDP-glucose 4,6-dehydratase, translating into MRVVVTGGAGFIGSNLVRWLLRERPDWQVRNLDALTYAGNLENLKGVDADPRYAFLHGDVADPDAVEAALADVDAVLHLAAESHVDRSIASATDFVRTNVVGTETLLAAARRRPGLTVVVVSTDEVYGELPWQDPEAEGPRERFTAGTPVAPRSPYAASKAAGDLLALAYHRTHGVDVRVTRASNNYGPYQFPEKLIPLMITNGIEGRDLPVYGDGLHIRDWIHVDDHCRGIVATLERGRAGEVYLFGGDAERTNRAVVEGLAGHLDVGPERIRSVPDRPGHDRRYAIDWSGSERALGWRPLRRFDEGLAETVDWYRGNVEWWTRVRDGRYQRYYEALYGPGGRSTLGA
- a CDS encoding sugar phosphate nucleotidyltransferase; this translates as MRGVVLAGGLGTRLLPMTRVTNKHLLPVYDRPMIYYPLQQLVHAGIRDILVVTGGSSAGDFLRLLGNGREFGLNRLHYAYQEGEGGIAEALGLAEHFAEGEPVVVLLGDNLFGESLAPAVDAFRARGARAGAMILLKEVDDPQRFGVAELEGDRVVRIVEKPAEPATNLAVTGCYFYDARVFEIIHGLSPSERGELEITDVNNRYIEWGELRFRTLEGWWTDAGTVGSLYRATRRVAESDEPVVRGPIPGLGDPS
- the rfbD gene encoding dTDP-4-dehydrorhamnose reductase; the protein is MASAARSDGGRPILVTGAGGLLGSEVVTSFRRAGRDVVAVERATLDITDAPSVSALFEDVRPGVVVNCAAYTQVDRAESEPEAAYAVNRDGAGSVARAAARCGARLIHISTDFVFDGRARRPYRPEDPTRPLGVYGASKHAGEEEVRRAGGAWAIVRTSWLYGRGGRNFVDRILERARTGEPLRVVADQRGRPTAAPGLADTLRALDDLGATGIWHVADGGEATWFELAREACRLAGLTPELTPVATGDWPAPAPRPPYSVLDLERTERALGRPFADWRSALEGYLASGADLVSGGRG